From the genome of Vicia villosa cultivar HV-30 ecotype Madison, WI linkage group LG2, Vvil1.0, whole genome shotgun sequence, one region includes:
- the LOC131649903 gene encoding secreted RxLR effector protein 161-like, whose amino-acid sequence MEDSIFLCQEKYAKTIVKKFGLENSTHKQTHAPTHLKLTKDEKGVGVDQSLYRNMIGSLLYLIASRPYIAFVVGVCARYQAELEVIHLNQVKRILKYVNGTSNYGILYSHKSNTELLGYCDADWVGCADERMSTSGGCFFLGNNLISWFSKKQNYVSLSTAEAKYIAAGSRCSQLV is encoded by the coding sequence ATGGAAGACTCTATTTTTCTTTGTCAAGAAAAATATGCAAAGACTATTGTGAAGAAGTTTGGATTGGAGAATTCCACTCACAAACAAACTCATGCTCCTACACACTTGAAGCTAACCAAGGATGAAAAGGGGGTTGGTGTTGATCAAAgtctgtatagaaacatgattggTAGCCTTCTCTACCTTATTGCAAGCAGACCATACATTGCTTTTGTTGTTGGAGTATGTGCCAGGTATCAAGCAGAACTTGAAGTGATTCATCTCAATCAAGTCAAAAGGATTCTGAAGTATGTGAATGGTACGTCCAATTATGGAATATTGTACTCACATAAATCGAACACTGAGTTATTgggttattgtgatgctgattgggtTGGATGTGCTGATGAAAGAATGAGTACCTCTGGTGGATGTTTCTTTCTGGGAAATAATTtgatttcatggttcagcaagaaacagaATTATGTATCGCTTTCTACAGCTGAAGCTAAGTATATAGCAGCAGGTAGCAGGTGCTCTCAACTTGTGTAG